A region of Halalkaliarchaeum desulfuricum DNA encodes the following proteins:
- a CDS encoding CBS domain-containing protein: protein MNITDIAVEEYVEVDTSTRLGKVRSIFEEKNPKGIVVTEDGEYAGVIGERDLIKSRIEDDTKASVVMKNAPRVKRTEHIREVARILVEGNVKIAPVYEGEKLYGIVTEDGILEAVLDNLDAITVEQIYTKDVVTITEEGHVGQAINRLRENGISRLPVLNENGRLTGVITTHDIVEFVIRGENRLGRHDRSGDTDRMLDIPVFDLMSNPVLTATPEETVKAAVERMFENDIAGLVVSDDGEAVDGVVTKTDVLRALTFTEEESMDVQITNIALLDTISREHIVESIESVSDKYQDMAVHHAHVRFHEHKEKLRGTPLLQCQIRLRTSEGQVAGSGEGYGSEHAFHVALDKLERNVLEMKGFKADEEYRGQLLRKLGDL, encoded by the coding sequence ATGAATATCACTGATATTGCTGTCGAGGAGTACGTCGAGGTCGACACCTCCACTCGACTCGGGAAAGTTCGGTCTATCTTCGAAGAAAAGAACCCGAAAGGAATCGTCGTCACCGAGGACGGCGAGTACGCGGGCGTCATCGGCGAACGGGACCTCATAAAGTCGCGCATCGAGGACGACACGAAGGCGTCCGTCGTGATGAAAAACGCCCCACGGGTGAAGCGAACCGAGCACATTCGGGAGGTCGCGCGGATCCTCGTCGAGGGGAACGTCAAGATTGCGCCCGTGTACGAGGGCGAGAAGCTCTACGGGATCGTCACGGAGGACGGAATCCTCGAGGCCGTGCTCGACAACCTGGACGCGATCACCGTGGAGCAGATCTACACGAAAGATGTCGTCACCATCACCGAGGAGGGCCACGTCGGGCAGGCGATCAATCGGCTGCGGGAGAACGGCATCTCTAGGCTCCCCGTGCTCAACGAGAACGGTCGGCTGACCGGCGTGATCACGACCCACGACATCGTCGAGTTCGTGATCCGGGGGGAGAACCGTCTGGGCCGTCACGACCGGTCGGGCGACACCGACCGGATGCTCGACATCCCCGTCTTCGATCTGATGTCGAACCCCGTGTTGACGGCCACGCCAGAGGAGACGGTGAAGGCGGCCGTCGAGCGAATGTTCGAAAACGACATCGCGGGCCTGGTCGTCAGCGACGACGGTGAGGCCGTCGACGGCGTCGTGACGAAGACGGACGTCCTCCGGGCGCTCACGTTCACCGAGGAGGAGTCGATGGACGTCCAGATCACCAACATCGCGCTTCTGGACACGATCTCCCGGGAACACATCGTCGAGTCTATCGAATCCGTCTCCGACAAGTACCAGGACATGGCCGTCCACCACGCCCACGTTCGGTTCCACGAACACAAAGAGAAGCTCCGTGGCACTCCGTTGCTCCAGTGTCAGATTCGACTCCGGACGAGCGAGGGGCAGGTCGCCGGCTCCGGCGAAGGGTACGGTTCCGAACACGCCTTCCACGTCGCACTCGACAAACTCGAGCGCAACGTCCTCGAGATGAAGGGATTCAAGGCAGACGAGGAGTACCGCGGACAACTCCTGCGGAAGCTCGGTGATCTGTAG
- a CDS encoding DEAD/DEAH box helicase: protein MAATEDVAYVDHPLLAPGLVERRGYQLELAAQARTEHTLVCLPTGLGKTTVSLLVTAERLHDCGGTALFLAPTKPLVTQHAEFYRQALSIPDDEIVVFTGEVSPDDRGELFERARIVIATPQVIENDLVGNRIDLADVTHLTFDECHRGTGDYSYVYIADRYHADADDPLVTAMSASPGGDGEEIRTVCENLGVGNVAVMTEEDADVDEYTHDTDVEWIEVELPETVIEIRDALNEVIEDRLEKLKSLGVTNTTSPDLSQKQLNRMRGKLQKMMDEDQSAGYKGISTHAEVMKLRRAVELVETQSVDALCRYFERQRQAARSSGASKASQRLVSEPKVREAMRKAESFDGTHPKFSRTRILLAETLGIGGGERVIVFTESRDTAEALSAFLGEHFDVHRFVGQGDKEGSDGMTQKQQAETLSAFRNGEFEVLVSTSVAEEGLDVPEVDLVLFFEPVPTAIRSIQRKGRTGRQAAGRVVVLMAKDTRDEAFFWIARRREQRMESELRELKQSADEIQQELPGESIDDSGMGGDDGSEGGDDGSEGADDGSEGADDGRRDGQPGLSDFATGSETTGDGSDDDSDENEPGEGDSDGEGGSPSEDNSDDQSDEEGIVATAESEEGAEIVIDQRELDSHIARELSTREGIYTRLETLSVGDYVLSDRVAVERKSVDDFLDTLTGGDRSLFEQAGDLARNYSRPVLILEGETDLYGARNVHPNAIRGALASLAIDFDVSVLRTDGTEGTANMLETIARREQEERDRAVSVHGEKGSKTLPEQQEYVVSAIADIGPITARGLLEAFGSVEAVMTAEKEDLLEIDGIGEVTADRIREVVASEYVR from the coding sequence ATGGCGGCCACCGAAGACGTCGCGTACGTGGATCATCCGCTTTTGGCCCCCGGGCTCGTCGAGCGCCGCGGCTACCAGCTCGAACTGGCCGCGCAGGCACGGACCGAACACACGCTGGTCTGTCTACCGACCGGGCTCGGCAAGACGACGGTGAGCCTGCTCGTGACGGCCGAGCGACTCCACGACTGCGGCGGGACGGCGCTGTTTCTCGCGCCGACGAAGCCGCTGGTGACACAGCACGCCGAGTTCTACCGGCAGGCGCTTTCGATCCCCGACGACGAGATCGTGGTGTTCACCGGCGAGGTCAGCCCCGACGACCGCGGCGAGCTGTTCGAGCGCGCTCGGATCGTGATCGCAACGCCGCAGGTCATCGAAAACGACCTCGTCGGCAACCGGATCGACCTCGCGGACGTCACCCACCTCACCTTCGACGAGTGCCACCGGGGAACCGGCGACTACTCGTACGTGTACATCGCCGACCGCTACCACGCCGACGCCGACGATCCCCTGGTCACCGCGATGTCGGCCTCCCCCGGCGGCGACGGCGAGGAGATCCGGACCGTCTGTGAGAACCTCGGCGTGGGCAACGTCGCGGTGATGACCGAAGAGGACGCCGACGTCGACGAGTACACCCACGACACGGACGTCGAGTGGATCGAAGTGGAACTGCCGGAAACAGTGATCGAGATCCGGGACGCGCTCAACGAGGTGATCGAAGACCGACTGGAGAAATTGAAGTCACTCGGCGTGACGAACACGACCTCGCCGGACCTCTCACAGAAGCAGCTCAACCGGATGCGGGGCAAGCTCCAGAAGATGATGGACGAAGACCAGTCGGCCGGCTACAAGGGAATCTCCACGCACGCGGAGGTGATGAAACTCCGGCGGGCGGTCGAACTCGTCGAGACGCAAAGCGTCGACGCCCTGTGTCGGTACTTCGAGCGCCAGCGTCAGGCCGCCCGCTCGTCGGGCGCCTCGAAGGCGAGCCAGCGACTGGTCTCGGAGCCGAAAGTCAGAGAGGCGATGCGGAAGGCGGAGTCGTTCGACGGCACCCACCCGAAGTTCTCCCGGACGCGCATTCTGTTGGCCGAGACCCTGGGCATCGGCGGCGGCGAGCGTGTTATCGTGTTCACCGAGTCACGCGACACCGCGGAGGCGCTTTCGGCGTTCCTCGGGGAACATTTCGACGTCCACCGGTTCGTCGGCCAGGGGGACAAGGAGGGCTCCGACGGAATGACGCAGAAACAACAGGCTGAGACGCTTTCGGCGTTCCGGAACGGGGAGTTCGAGGTTCTCGTCTCGACGTCGGTCGCCGAGGAGGGGCTGGACGTGCCGGAGGTGGACCTGGTGTTGTTCTTCGAGCCGGTTCCGACCGCGATCCGGTCGATCCAGCGGAAGGGGCGAACCGGACGGCAGGCGGCCGGGCGCGTCGTCGTGCTCATGGCGAAGGACACCCGCGACGAGGCGTTCTTCTGGATCGCCCGGCGGCGAGAACAGCGGATGGAGTCGGAACTCCGGGAGCTCAAGCAGTCGGCAGACGAGATACAGCAGGAACTCCCCGGAGAAAGCATCGACGACAGCGGCATGGGCGGAGACGACGGCAGCGAGGGCGGAGACGACGGCAGCGAGGGCGCCGACGACGGCAGCGAGGGCGCCGACGACGGCCGGAGGGACGGACAGCCGGGACTCTCCGATTTCGCGACCGGATCGGAGACGACGGGGGACGGTAGCGACGACGACAGCGACGAAAATGAACCCGGCGAAGGCGACAGCGACGGTGAAGGCGGTAGTCCCAGCGAGGACAACAGTGACGACCAGAGTGACGAGGAAGGGATCGTCGCGACTGCCGAGAGCGAGGAGGGGGCCGAAATCGTCATCGACCAGCGCGAACTCGACTCCCACATCGCCCGGGAGCTCTCCACCCGCGAGGGGATCTACACCCGGCTGGAGACGCTGTCGGTCGGCGACTACGTGCTGTCGGACCGGGTCGCAGTCGAGCGGAAGTCCGTCGACGACTTCCTCGACACGCTGACGGGCGGCGACCGATCGCTGTTCGAACAGGCCGGCGACCTGGCCCGCAACTACTCGCGACCGGTGTTGATCCTCGAGGGCGAGACCGACCTGTACGGCGCACGGAACGTCCATCCGAACGCGATCCGGGGGGCGCTCGCGAGCCTGGCGATCGACTTCGACGTGAGCGTGCTCCGGACCGACGGGACCGAAGGGACGGCGAACATGCTGGAGACGATCGCCAGGCGAGAACAGGAAGAACGCGACCGCGCTGTGAGCGTCCACGGCGAGAAGGGGAGCAAAACGCTCCCCGAACAGCAGGAGTACGTCGTCTCCGCGATCGCCGACATCGGGCCGATCACTGCCAGAGGTCTGCTGGAGGCGTTCGGCAGCGTCGAGGCCGTGATGACCGCAGAGAAAGAGGACCTCCTCGAAATCGACGGCATCGGCGAGGTCACCGCAGACCGGATTCGGGAGGTCGTCGCGAGCGAGTACGTCCGGTGA